In a genomic window of Alphaproteobacteria bacterium:
- a CDS encoding winged helix-turn-helix transcriptional regulator: MIDKVFQALSSSVRREILAYLSEGGMTAGELARHFDITKPSLSKHLGILENAGLVVSEKKGQFVHYSLAKNNLINTVNLYMQQICPVSYSIKKDLKKKKP, from the coding sequence ATGATCGACAAAGTCTTCCAAGCCCTTTCCTCAAGCGTCCGCCGCGAAATCCTCGCCTATCTCTCCGAGGGCGGTATGACGGCGGGCGAATTGGCGCGGCATTTCGACATCACCAAACCCTCCCTCTCCAAGCACCTCGGCATCCTCGAAAACGCCGGACTGGTCGTCAGCGAGAAAAAGGGCCAGTTCGTCCACTATTCTCTGGCGAAAAACAACCTGATTAACACGGTCAACCTCTATATGCAGCAGATCTGCCCTGTGAGTTATTCAATCAAAAAAGATTTGAAAAAGAAAAAGCCTTAA
- a CDS encoding 1-acyl-sn-glycerol-3-phosphate acyltransferase, with amino-acid sequence MSADKKNFDLPRQLFYVLIVRPVLMILLGLSVRHLERLTVKPRHIIAANHNSHLDALVLMSLIKFRDIPKVKLVAAKDYFCRTPLRTWISLNLIGVIPIERNPQEGEDVLAPVKAAIEDGYTLVIFPEGTRGEPEKRQPLKYGIAKLVQEMPDVTVTPVFMHGLGKSLPRGERLLVPFVCQVNVGEALSWAGDRAAFIAALETSFSDLEAELAPKVWD; translated from the coding sequence ATGAGCGCGGATAAAAAAAACTTCGACCTGCCCCGGCAACTGTTTTACGTTTTGATCGTGCGGCCTGTGCTCATGATTTTGCTGGGGTTGAGCGTCCGGCATCTGGAGCGATTGACGGTCAAGCCCCGGCATATTATCGCGGCGAACCACAATTCGCATCTGGATGCGCTGGTGCTGATGAGCCTGATTAAATTCCGCGATATTCCCAAGGTCAAGCTGGTGGCGGCGAAGGATTATTTTTGCCGTACACCGTTGCGGACATGGATTTCGCTTAATCTGATCGGCGTTATTCCGATTGAGAGGAATCCGCAGGAGGGGGAAGACGTTCTTGCGCCTGTTAAAGCTGCGATTGAAGACGGGTATACGCTTGTTATTTTTCCGGAAGGGACGCGGGGGGAGCCTGAAAAGCGCCAGCCGCTCAAATACGGGATTGCCAAGCTGGTGCAGGAGATGCCGGACGTCACCGTGACGCCCGTGTTCATGCATGGGCTGGGCAAGTCTTTGCCGCGTGGGGAGCGGCTGCTGGTGCCGTTCGTGTGTCAGGTCAATGTGGGGGAGGCGCTGTCGTGGGCTGGAGACCGGGCGGCGTTCATCGCGGCGCTGGAGACGTCTTTTTCCGACCTTGAGGCGGAGCTTGCGCCGAAAGTGTGGGATTAA
- a CDS encoding phosphatidate cytidylyltransferase — translation MFDLSSYNPVHVSIAGVFGVLIIASVIVAIMHLNDPDHKHRELEARVKSWWFMIGIFSLAILTSPVVSVIFFAFLSFLALKEYFSIIPLRRADRRALFWAYLAIPVQYFFVANGVEHYGLFIVFIPVWVFFLLPFRLIVAGQTDGFLNSVAKISWGLMITVFAVSHAAMLMQYSQALQGHVGLIMFLAVLNQGNDVAQYVWGKLFGKTKIVPLVSPKKTWEGFMGGVITTVMVAGLIYPLLTPFSFSFALLMGFVIAVTGFIGDVTFSALKRDLHIKDSGNLIPGHGGILDRIDSLSLTAPLFFHCVRYFYFVG, via the coding sequence ATGTTTGATCTCTCCTCCTACAACCCTGTTCATGTGAGCATTGCGGGCGTCTTCGGCGTTCTGATCATCGCCAGTGTGATCGTCGCTATCATGCATCTCAACGACCCGGACCACAAGCACCGCGAACTGGAAGCGCGGGTGAAAAGCTGGTGGTTCATGATCGGTATTTTTTCTCTGGCCATCCTGACCTCTCCGGTTGTTTCCGTCATTTTTTTTGCGTTTTTGAGCTTTCTGGCGCTCAAGGAGTATTTTTCCATCATCCCGCTGCGGCGGGCGGACCGAAGGGCGCTGTTCTGGGCTTATCTGGCCATTCCGGTGCAGTATTTTTTCGTGGCGAACGGCGTTGAGCATTACGGGCTCTTTATCGTGTTCATTCCGGTGTGGGTGTTTTTCCTGCTGCCGTTCCGGCTGATCGTTGCCGGGCAGACGGACGGGTTCCTGAATTCCGTGGCAAAAATCAGCTGGGGGCTGATGATTACGGTGTTCGCGGTTTCCCATGCGGCGATGCTGATGCAGTACTCGCAGGCGTTGCAGGGCCATGTGGGGCTGATCATGTTTTTGGCCGTTCTCAATCAGGGCAATGATGTGGCGCAGTATGTGTGGGGCAAGCTGTTCGGCAAGACCAAGATCGTGCCTTTGGTCAGCCCGAAGAAGACATGGGAAGGGTTCATGGGCGGGGTGATTACGACGGTGATGGTGGCCGGGCTGATTTACCCGTTGCTGACGCCGTTCAGTTTCTCCTTCGCGTTGTTGATGGGGTTTGTGATCGCAGTGACGGGGTTCATCGGCGATGTGACGTTCTCCGCGCTCAAGCGTGATCTGCATATTAAAGACTCCGGCAATCTGATTCCCGGCCATGGCGGGATTCTCGACCGGATCGACTCGCTTTCGCTCACCGCGCCGCTGTTCTTCCATTGCGTGCGTTATTTCTATTTCGTGGGGTAG
- a CDS encoding CDP-alcohol phosphatidyltransferase family protein, with product MADPEARRPLKVRNLAVVQTMAKSLAQRDISPNQISLASIGFAALAGISCVGMTSFSGFAGFLFLLLALGGIIGRVLCNLFDGLVAVEGGKSTKSGELFNDVPDRISDALIFVGMGYAVSFGAWGAVLGWGAALLAVLTAYARTLGRSLGAPVDFQGPMAKPHRMGVSAVAILLTPFETMFVAKGTMLAFGLVIIILGSAWTVRKRLRAASAHLEGSGEVQDV from the coding sequence ATGGCCGATCCTGAAGCCCGACGTCCCCTCAAGGTCCGCAATCTCGCGGTGGTTCAGACCATGGCGAAGTCTCTGGCACAACGGGATATCTCGCCCAACCAGATCTCCCTGGCCAGTATCGGTTTCGCCGCGCTGGCGGGAATTTCCTGTGTCGGGATGACGTCGTTTTCCGGCTTTGCGGGGTTTTTGTTCTTGCTGCTGGCGCTCGGCGGGATTATCGGGCGGGTTCTGTGCAACCTCTTCGACGGGCTGGTGGCGGTGGAGGGTGGAAAGAGCACAAAGTCGGGGGAGTTGTTTAACGACGTGCCCGACCGGATTTCCGATGCGCTGATTTTTGTCGGGATGGGATATGCCGTTTCTTTCGGTGCATGGGGTGCCGTTCTGGGCTGGGGCGCGGCGCTGCTGGCGGTGCTGACGGCATATGCGCGGACTTTGGGGCGCAGCCTTGGTGCGCCGGTGGATTTTCAGGGGCCGATGGCCAAGCCGCACCGGATGGGGGTGTCGGCCGTTGCCATCCTGCTGACCCCTTTCGAGACAATGTTTGTTGCTAAAGGGACGATGCTGGCGTTCGGCTTGGTTATCATTATCTTGGGCAGCGCGTGGACGGTGAGGAAGCGTTTGCGGGCGGCCTCTGCCCATCTTGAAGGCAGCGGAGAGGTTCAGGATGTTTGA
- a CDS encoding saccharopine dehydrogenase NADP-binding domain-containing protein has translation MKRILIIGGYGQFGSLIARALAPEKNIALILAGRHEEKAKALAATLNAANPPETRAADIHNNPTTLLEKVHPDIVIHTAGPFQGQDYEIARACIEKSCHYIDLADSRDFVSGIKTLDRRAKEMNTLVCSGASSVPALSSAVIEEYKNKFKTLESIEYGISTAQKTGMGLATARGVMSYAGKPFTTLIDGDMKTIHGWQGLKYYRFKELGPRPLGYCDIPDLSLFPEIYPNLKSLQFRAGTELSLLHLSLWALSWPVRGRWIKSLDPLASSLLRLAKTFDRFGTGNSGFYMKMQGTDENNKPLTLVFELTARQGHGLNIPATPAILLAKKLAAEEIQYSGATSCIGFLNLNEILTALKSYNIKTKTERNPPKT, from the coding sequence ATGAAACGCATCCTCATCATCGGCGGCTACGGGCAGTTCGGCAGCCTGATTGCCAGGGCGCTGGCGCCGGAAAAAAACATTGCCCTGATCCTCGCCGGACGGCATGAGGAAAAAGCGAAAGCGTTGGCCGCAACGCTAAACGCCGCGAACCCGCCCGAAACACGGGCCGCCGATATCCATAACAATCCCACAACTCTTCTGGAAAAAGTGCACCCCGATATCGTGATCCACACCGCCGGACCCTTTCAGGGACAGGACTACGAGATCGCCCGCGCCTGCATCGAAAAATCCTGCCATTACATTGACCTTGCCGACAGCCGCGATTTCGTCAGCGGCATAAAAACCCTCGACCGTCGCGCCAAAGAGATGAATACACTTGTATGCAGCGGCGCGAGTTCCGTCCCCGCCCTCTCCTCCGCCGTCATCGAAGAATATAAAAACAAGTTCAAGACTCTTGAATCCATCGAATACGGCATCAGCACCGCCCAGAAAACCGGCATGGGCCTAGCCACCGCCCGCGGCGTGATGAGCTACGCCGGAAAACCCTTCACGACCCTGATCGACGGCGACATGAAAACCATCCACGGCTGGCAGGGATTGAAATATTACCGCTTCAAAGAACTTGGCCCCCGCCCGCTGGGCTATTGCGATATTCCCGACCTCAGCCTGTTCCCCGAAATATATCCCAACCTGAAGTCGCTCCAGTTTCGCGCCGGAACCGAACTATCGCTCCTGCATCTAAGCCTCTGGGCTCTCAGTTGGCCCGTGCGCGGGCGCTGGATTAAAAGCCTCGATCCGCTGGCATCCTCGCTCCTGCGCCTCGCCAAAACCTTCGACCGCTTCGGCACAGGCAACAGCGGCTTTTATATGAAGATGCAGGGAACGGATGAAAACAACAAACCGCTCACGCTCGTCTTCGAACTGACCGCCAGACAGGGACACGGTTTGAATATCCCCGCCACGCCCGCCATATTATTGGCCAAAAAATTGGCCGCAGAAGAAATACAATATAGCGGAGCAACCTCTTGCATCGGATTTTTAAACCTGAATGAGATTCTTACAGCTTTAAAATCTTATAATATAAAAACAAAGACCGAACGAAACCCGCCCAAAACCTGA
- a CDS encoding pilus assembly protein N-terminal domain-containing protein — translation MESLNAKPSGLWTASLRILAVAACIGSFSPAVYATDPAKPAMDLPQVVTEASAPSSVSALKETTHPTINLSPDDTQLIKLDQDAGLVVVGNPEHANVIADSTRTLVVIPRRPGATYFTVMGNDGNIIMRRLVIVAGPEEHYVRVKNTCKAAGSSANCVENNIYYCPDTCHEVLLGTETASVTEQAVPSPADAKTAQAQQEALGGFFTNDEPEEDEDVEEATEKLQNAVESTAEALEKQAPQQ, via the coding sequence ATGGAATCTCTCAACGCGAAGCCTTCGGGCCTCTGGACTGCGTCCCTTAGAATTCTGGCTGTAGCCGCGTGCATCGGGTCATTCTCGCCCGCCGTATACGCCACCGACCCGGCAAAGCCCGCGATGGACCTGCCGCAGGTTGTCACCGAAGCTTCCGCGCCTTCTTCCGTTTCCGCCTTGAAGGAAACGACACACCCCACGATCAATCTCTCCCCGGATGACACGCAACTCATCAAGCTCGATCAGGACGCCGGTCTGGTCGTGGTCGGAAACCCTGAACACGCGAACGTGATCGCTGATTCCACCCGCACCCTTGTCGTCATCCCCCGCAGACCCGGAGCCACCTATTTCACCGTGATGGGCAACGACGGCAATATCATCATGCGCCGCCTTGTCATCGTCGCCGGACCCGAGGAACATTATGTGCGGGTGAAAAACACCTGCAAGGCCGCCGGCAGCAGCGCGAACTGCGTGGAGAATAACATCTATTACTGCCCTGATACCTGCCACGAAGTCCTTCTAGGCACCGAAACGGCCAGCGTAACCGAACAGGCCGTCCCTTCCCCCGCTGACGCGAAAACCGCACAGGCGCAGCAGGAGGCTTTAGGCGGCTTCTTCACCAACGACGAGCCTGAAGAGGACGAGGATGTCGAGGAAGCCACCGAAAAACTGCAAAACGCTGTTGAGAGTACCGCCGAAGCTCTTGAAAAACAGGCGCCGCAGCAATAA
- a CDS encoding tetratricopeptide repeat protein, translating to MKKFTQYMILAAAMVQLSACQSTGTDQQGADLAKQQQSAKIDAAIDKALAEGGEGNISGALMALERQYKKNPADTEAAYKYAKALRQTNYANRASVVLTPLAKQPDSPSHIISEMSSIELALGHFKSAENYAQQAVMKNPQDYLAYQNLGIALEAQENHPAAERAFRKGLETWKGDPTPIMNNLALNLATQGFTDEAIQILEKAKALSPDRIEIERNLRIVRALGETS from the coding sequence ATGAAAAAATTTACGCAATACATGATCTTGGCCGCGGCCATGGTACAGCTTTCCGCGTGCCAGAGCACCGGCACCGACCAGCAAGGCGCCGACCTCGCCAAACAACAGCAAAGCGCCAAAATCGACGCCGCGATCGACAAGGCTTTGGCCGAAGGCGGCGAAGGCAACATCAGCGGCGCCCTGATGGCGCTCGAACGCCAGTACAAAAAGAATCCTGCCGATACGGAAGCGGCATACAAATACGCCAAAGCCCTGCGCCAGACCAACTACGCCAACCGTGCCTCCGTGGTCTTGACACCTCTGGCCAAACAGCCGGATTCTCCTTCGCATATCATTTCCGAAATGTCCTCGATTGAGTTGGCCCTCGGCCACTTCAAGAGCGCGGAGAACTACGCCCAGCAGGCGGTCATGAAAAACCCGCAGGATTATCTCGCCTATCAGAATCTGGGAATCGCTCTGGAGGCGCAGGAAAACCACCCCGCCGCCGAACGCGCCTTCCGCAAGGGTCTGGAAACCTGGAAGGGCGACCCCACGCCGATTATGAACAACCTCGCGCTGAATCTCGCCACGCAGGGCTTCACCGACGAAGCCATCCAGATTTTGGAAAAGGCCAAGGCGCTCTCCCCCGACCGGATCGAGATCGAGCGCAACCTCCGCATCGTCCGCGCTTTGGGCGAAACGTCCTGA
- a CDS encoding rhodanese-like domain-containing protein: MTKMISVQEAAAWLAAGDAVLIDVREPDEFAQEHIVYAHSVPLASVERVAETLKIPQSRKVLFHCLKGGRGQQACAVVGGSQDFSHEIYNITGGITAWKEAGLPTVSLGPVPRFSIFRQVQMIAGAMVAFLVLLGFSGIMLGFVLAGLIGGALFFAGYTGFCGLAMVLKKAPWNNTNAGVKKGPCCGP; this comes from the coding sequence ATGACTAAGATGATTTCCGTGCAAGAGGCCGCTGCGTGGCTTGCGGCCGGGGACGCCGTTTTGATTGACGTGCGGGAGCCGGACGAGTTCGCGCAGGAGCATATCGTCTATGCCCATTCGGTGCCGCTGGCATCGGTGGAACGGGTGGCGGAGACTCTGAAAATTCCCCAAAGCCGGAAGGTTCTGTTTCACTGTCTTAAAGGGGGGCGGGGGCAGCAGGCCTGCGCGGTCGTCGGGGGTTCGCAGGATTTTTCCCATGAGATTTACAATATCACCGGCGGGATCACCGCGTGGAAGGAGGCGGGGTTGCCGACGGTTTCCCTTGGCCCTGTGCCGCGATTTTCCATTTTCCGGCAGGTGCAGATGATCGCCGGGGCCATGGTGGCGTTTCTGGTGCTGCTCGGGTTTTCGGGGATCATGCTCGGGTTTGTTCTCGCGGGTCTGATCGGCGGGGCGTTGTTTTTCGCGGGGTATACGGGATTTTGCGGGCTGGCGATGGTGCTCAAGAAGGCGCCGTGGAATAATACGAATGCAGGCGTAAAAAAGGGGCCGTGTTGCGGCCCCTGA
- a CDS encoding winged helix-turn-helix transcriptional regulator, with product MDVMDIMQEKADEAAGFLKGLANPQRLLILCQLAEGEKSVGALIEATGIAQTSMSQHLNKLKDEGIVDFRREHRTLYYRIEHEAVLKIMQTLYDSFCKEKTHD from the coding sequence ATGGACGTCATGGATATAATGCAAGAGAAGGCCGACGAGGCCGCCGGGTTTCTCAAGGGGCTGGCGAATCCGCAGCGGCTTTTGATCCTCTGCCAGCTGGCGGAGGGGGAGAAAAGCGTGGGCGCCCTCATTGAGGCAACGGGGATCGCGCAGACCTCCATGTCGCAGCACCTGAACAAACTTAAGGACGAGGGGATCGTCGATTTCCGGCGGGAGCACCGGACGCTTTATTACCGGATCGAGCATGAGGCGGTCCTGAAGATCATGCAAACACTTTATGACTCATTCTGTAAGGAGAAGACCCATGACTAA
- a CDS encoding carboxymuconolactone decarboxylase family protein encodes MSKDYKGITKDISQYIGELKKLSPDAMQGFYALSKNATADGALSEKTKEFIALAIGITQRCDGCIGFHAKALHKLGATKQEIAEVAAMCVYMGGGPALMYAADALRAFDQFSTTES; translated from the coding sequence ATGTCCAAAGACTATAAGGGAATTACCAAGGATATCTCGCAATATATCGGCGAGTTGAAAAAGCTCTCGCCGGACGCGATGCAGGGCTTCTACGCCCTCTCGAAAAACGCCACCGCCGACGGCGCATTAAGCGAAAAGACCAAGGAGTTTATCGCCCTCGCCATCGGCATCACCCAGCGCTGCGACGGCTGCATCGGCTTCCACGCCAAGGCCTTGCATAAACTCGGTGCCACGAAGCAGGAAATCGCCGAAGTAGCCGCCATGTGCGTCTATATGGGCGGCGGTCCGGCCCTGATGTACGCGGCGGACGCCCTGCGCGCCTTCGACCAGTTCAGCACCACTGAATCCTAG
- a CDS encoding type II secretion system F family protein, translating into MDLDNELIITVGASLLAAASVIGFAFPFLQKADKKEKAISVIEKRRKDLYQQTRDAGRNRGQEALSAKDSMSSFFRVQQLAGKMGEKVRDKMLQAGVRNPKAPLRFMIARVVLPILFVGLGMMFLMKVPEDKKLSDGMASIILLSAALVGFKLPDILIKNMIQKRQQELNLSFPDSLDMMLICVQGGIGLEQTIERVATEVAEHSPILGEELGILSAEMAMLNDRRQALQDFARRVGSGAGKSFATALIQAEQYGTSISQAMRVMSEELRDMRMAEAERKAAALPPKLTVPMILFFLPALFIIILGPAGIKAAAAGVGG; encoded by the coding sequence ATGGATTTGGATAACGAACTGATCATCACCGTCGGCGCGTCGTTGCTTGCGGCGGCATCGGTCATCGGCTTCGCCTTTCCGTTTCTGCAGAAAGCGGACAAGAAGGAAAAGGCGATTTCCGTCATCGAGAAGCGGCGCAAGGATCTCTATCAGCAGACGCGGGATGCCGGACGGAACCGGGGGCAGGAGGCTCTGTCCGCCAAGGATTCGATGTCCAGTTTTTTCCGTGTGCAGCAGCTTGCGGGGAAAATGGGCGAGAAGGTGCGCGATAAAATGCTTCAGGCGGGGGTTCGGAACCCGAAGGCGCCGCTGCGCTTTATGATCGCCCGCGTGGTTCTGCCTATTCTTTTCGTCGGGCTGGGGATGATGTTCCTGATGAAGGTTCCCGAGGACAAAAAGCTTTCGGACGGGATGGCCAGTATCATCCTGCTGTCGGCGGCTCTGGTTGGGTTTAAACTGCCGGATATTCTGATCAAGAATATGATCCAGAAGCGCCAGCAGGAATTGAACCTGAGTTTTCCCGACTCGCTGGATATGATGCTGATCTGCGTGCAGGGCGGGATCGGGCTGGAACAGACGATTGAGCGGGTGGCGACGGAAGTCGCGGAACATTCGCCCATCCTTGGCGAAGAGCTGGGGATTCTCAGTGCCGAGATGGCGATGCTGAACGACCGGCGGCAGGCGTTGCAGGATTTTGCGCGGCGCGTGGGGAGCGGGGCGGGGAAATCCTTCGCTACGGCCCTTATTCAGGCCGAGCAGTACGGTACGTCGATCTCGCAGGCGATGCGCGTAATGTCCGAGGAATTGCGCGATATGCGGATGGCCGAGGCGGAGCGCAAGGCCGCCGCGCTGCCGCCCAAACTCACGGTGCCGATGATCCTGTTCTTCCTTCCGGCGCTGTTCATCATCATTCTCGGGCCGGCGGGTATCAAGGCGGCGGCGGCTGGAGTCGGCGGTTAG
- a CDS encoding type II secretion system F family protein gives MELVQIVIICCLVFLIFGVTMAVMMNKETKKREGKLAVIRGGSSDNGSSERDVQNKRRAEIARKLKESKEEDGKGKKKVTIAMKLGQAGLETTPRQFWIFSILCGAVLTGGAYFFGMSEYVVGLMPIIGTLGLPRFVLRFLIKRRQKNFLAEFADALEAIVRLLKAGMPVSEAVAMISREFEGPVGEEMSRVYDKQKIGIPLHEAALDATKRMPLTEMQMFATGLAIQAQTGSSLSEVLTNLANVIRARFRLKRKIVALSSEAIASASIIGALPILVALGLYFLNPDYIMILFTTPTGKWLVAGAVVWMSMGVFVMKAMINFKV, from the coding sequence ATGGAACTCGTGCAAATCGTCATCATCTGCTGCCTTGTGTTCCTGATTTTCGGGGTCACGATGGCTGTGATGATGAACAAGGAGACCAAGAAGCGCGAGGGCAAGCTGGCGGTTATCCGCGGGGGATCGAGCGACAATGGTTCGAGCGAACGCGACGTCCAGAACAAGCGCCGGGCGGAGATTGCCCGCAAGCTCAAGGAAAGCAAAGAAGAGGACGGCAAGGGCAAGAAGAAAGTCACGATTGCCATGAAGCTGGGGCAGGCGGGGCTTGAGACGACTCCCCGGCAGTTCTGGATATTTTCCATTTTGTGTGGCGCGGTTCTGACCGGAGGCGCCTATTTTTTCGGGATGTCGGAATATGTCGTCGGGTTGATGCCGATTATCGGGACGCTGGGATTACCGCGTTTTGTCCTGCGTTTTCTTATCAAGCGCCGGCAAAAGAACTTTCTGGCGGAGTTTGCGGACGCGCTGGAGGCGATTGTCCGGCTTTTGAAGGCCGGTATGCCCGTATCCGAGGCGGTTGCCATGATTTCGCGTGAATTCGAGGGGCCGGTGGGCGAGGAAATGTCCCGCGTCTATGACAAGCAGAAAATCGGGATTCCCCTGCATGAGGCGGCGCTGGATGCCACCAAGCGGATGCCGCTGACGGAAATGCAGATGTTCGCCACGGGCCTTGCGATTCAGGCGCAGACGGGGTCGAGCCTTTCGGAGGTTCTGACCAATCTGGCTAACGTCATCCGCGCGCGCTTCCGGTTGAAACGAAAGATCGTTGCGCTGTCGTCGGAGGCGATTGCCTCGGCCTCGATTATCGGGGCTTTGCCGATTCTGGTGGCTTTGGGGCTTTATTTCCTCAATCCCGATTACATCATGATCCTGTTCACCACGCCGACCGGAAAATGGCTGGTTGCCGGAGCGGTGGTGTGGATGAGCATGGGGGTCTTCGTCATGAAGGCCATGATCAATTTCAAGGTTTGA
- the tadA gene encoding Flp pilus assembly complex ATPase component TadA — protein MFGKKTTGGQKPPPVKSGAAAKPSAPAERIAPKVETPAPVSFDLPSNSPEPVSKPNGSAPAAVSSDNIGAVLSSLGPQDESKEPSASPAQEAPKAAPSAEAAPAKQRKTMKDDELLSDHPQEDEHRNHGDSITALRLQRCRNRIWLDLRDGIDLKALARMDAKAAREEVYSAVEEIARFRNLDLTPAELAGIAKECADDMLGFGPLEELLERDDIADIMINGPDVTYIEVGGKIEKTNVKFRDSQHLITICQRIVGAIGRRVDEASPICDARLPDGSRVNVIIPPLSVDGAAMTIRKFKKDKLTLEKLLEYGSMTPSCAKLIMAVGRCRVNVLVSGGTGSGKTTMLNCLTRYIEAGERIITCEDACELQLQQPHVVRLETRPPNLEGVGEITMRDLVRNCLRMRPERIIVGEVRGPEAFDLLQAMNTGHDGSMGTVHANNPREAISRMENMIAMGGLNLPQKAVREQIASAVNVIIQVQRLRDGSRKTTHVSEVTGMEGDVVTMQDLFYLEILGEDEKGKLITRQRSSGLRPKFYDNARQFGVEQLVLDAMEEAYG, from the coding sequence ATGTTCGGAAAGAAAACGACAGGGGGGCAGAAGCCTCCTCCGGTAAAAAGCGGCGCAGCGGCCAAGCCTTCTGCGCCGGCGGAACGTATTGCCCCGAAAGTCGAGACGCCTGCGCCGGTGTCTTTCGATCTTCCTTCGAACTCCCCCGAGCCTGTTTCCAAGCCCAACGGTTCCGCGCCTGCGGCGGTTTCTTCTGACAATATTGGCGCGGTGCTGTCCAGTCTGGGGCCGCAAGATGAGTCCAAGGAACCGTCCGCGAGTCCGGCACAGGAAGCGCCCAAGGCTGCACCTTCTGCCGAGGCTGCGCCCGCCAAGCAGCGCAAAACGATGAAGGATGACGAGCTTCTCTCCGATCATCCGCAAGAGGACGAACACCGCAATCACGGGGATTCTATTACGGCTCTGCGGTTGCAACGCTGCCGGAACCGGATATGGCTTGACCTGCGCGACGGGATCGACCTCAAGGCGCTGGCGCGGATGGATGCCAAGGCCGCCCGCGAGGAAGTTTATTCGGCGGTCGAGGAGATCGCCCGGTTCCGCAATCTTGACCTCACGCCCGCCGAACTGGCGGGCATCGCCAAGGAATGCGCGGACGATATGCTCGGTTTCGGACCGCTCGAAGAGTTGCTGGAGCGCGACGATATCGCGGATATAATGATTAACGGGCCTGATGTCACGTACATCGAGGTTGGGGGAAAAATCGAAAAGACGAACGTCAAGTTCCGCGACAGCCAACACCTTATTACTATCTGTCAGCGGATCGTGGGGGCGATCGGGCGGCGGGTCGATGAAGCCTCGCCGATTTGCGATGCGCGTTTGCCGGACGGGTCGCGGGTGAACGTGATTATCCCGCCGCTGTCCGTGGACGGCGCGGCCATGACGATCCGGAAATTCAAGAAGGACAAGCTGACGCTGGAAAAATTGCTTGAGTACGGGTCCATGACGCCGTCGTGCGCGAAGCTGATCATGGCGGTCGGGCGGTGCCGGGTGAACGTGCTGGTGTCCGGCGGTACGGGTTCGGGGAAAACCACGATGCTCAACTGTCTGACCCGCTATATCGAGGCGGGGGAGCGGATTATTACTTGCGAGGACGCCTGCGAATTGCAACTGCAACAGCCGCACGTCGTGCGTTTAGAGACGCGGCCGCCGAACCTTGAAGGGGTCGGGGAAATCACGATGCGGGATCTGGTGCGGAACTGTCTGCGGATGCGGCCCGAGCGGATCATCGTCGGGGAGGTGCGCGGGCCGGAGGCGTTCGACCTTCTGCAAGCGATGAACACGGGCCATGACGGTTCGATGGGAACGGTGCACGCCAACAATCCCCGCGAGGCGATTTCGCGGATGGAAAACATGATCGCGATGGGCGGGTTGAACCTGCCGCAGAAGGCGGTGCGTGAGCAGATCGCCTCCGCCGTTAACGTCATTATCCAGGTGCAGCGTCTGCGCGACGGTTCGCGGAAGACCACGCACGTCTCCGAAGTGACGGGGATGGAGGGCGATGTCGTCACCATGCAGGATCTGTTTTATCTGGAAATCCTCGGCGAGGATGAGAAGGGCAAGCTGATTACGCGGCAGCGCTCTTCGGGCCTGCGGCCAAAGTTTTACGACAACGCCCGCCAATTCGGGGTCGAGCAACTTGTTCTCGATGCGATGGAGGAAGCCTACGGCTAA